CTATTAATGAGGACCTGTTGGGAAGCAGGGAGGGTTGTAATTAGTTGCGCTTTAGCAGCAGTGAGTAAGAGACACAATTATGTTTCTCTACTGGAGAAAATGCTGAAGGAGGTGTCTCAAGACCAActattgcattattttttccctaGCAGAGGCATTGGCttggctctgctccccagcacttgcacttttctgtatttcttccagaCCAGCCTCAGTATTTACCACAACCAGATTAACCAAGTTCTGTGGTTCCCTTCTTGCAGAACGATGTTCTGTAGAAGACCCTTCCCAGGTGAGAATAACCCAGAGCAGAGGAGATTGCGCCTGGTCTCCTCGCAGCTCAAATGCATCTTCAGCAAACAGCTTTCTTCAAATGAGAGATCCTGAGCAATATTCGAGCTCCTGAGCAATATTCAATCTCCTGAGCCCGCATTCCCCCAGTGTGGTAAGACCACTGTGGTTGTGGTCAGCTCTGCATAGCTGATACCTGGGAGTACTGCCAATGGTACCCTCCAAAAGCTCCCTAATTCTGGGGCTGAAATCCTGCCATCACTGAATGCAAGAGCAAAACGTGCGTGcgtgttttggttgttttttaaaaaattttttttcatagaatctCATGGGCATGAAGGAAGAGATGCGATACCGCGCCGCTGGATACAGCCCAGCTTTTTCACGGCAGCAGCCCCATGgagcgcaggcagggctggccatccccgccgctgcccgcacGTCTGAGCCACAGCTTCGTTCTCTTAAAATACCCGACGGCCGTGCCGGGTGTGCCGTTTCGGTAAGCGATCCCTTCAGCTCTGGTGAAGGAAGGCGGCGGCTGTAAGATGAGCCGTTTTGCAGACAGGTGCAGAGCACTCTTCATTCCCTTTTATTTTCGGCACCTCCCGTTTCGTTAGTTTTCTCATTCCAAGGAAATGCCACATCCTCCTCACTGGACTCTTTTCCCACTTTCCAAAGCCTTAAGGACTCTGTCTTTGCTTCCCCCTCAAACAACATCTCTTTTTAATACCTCCCTGTCGGCAGCGGGGCAGGCGCAGCTCGTGGGGTCACTAGTTACCCGCAGACTTGCTCGGCAATGGGCGAAGGGCCTCTTATTTATTTTAGTTCAAGGCAACCAGCTTTGGGCTTGAGCTTTAAATGGCTTCACTACTGGGTGTTGGAGGCATTTGAAAAGATGaattccctgcctccctccagacATGCCAATTGATCGTACGTACGGGGAGAGGCAGGCAGATAGAGATACACAGGCAGTCTTCATCTTTAAAGACAATCTGGAGGCTTGGGAACTGGGAAGGTGAAGTTAGACGTATTTGAAGACAAAATACTGTCTCTGATACAGAGGTGGTTCGGGGTGTCTGGGAGCGGCGAGAGGCTGCTGAGCTGCCAACCTGTGTTCGGCACCGCTCGTGCCATCGGGATTTTACGGTGGTGATCAGAACAAGGCTTTCGTGGAGCTTCAGCACGCAGGGTCGAGCTTTCTTCGGGCAAAATGGACAGGATCAGGGAGAGGAGGATGCTCGGAAGTGAATTCATGTGAAACCTCAGAAGGTGGAGGCAAAGCAGATGCTCGGGGCTAGCACTTCAGAAGACACTGGCTTATTTTTCGTGATGGTGGTGCCTCTAGCCACCATACCAGTCTTAAACCAGGCACTGAAAGCAGTGTGTCTCATAAGGGCCAAGTTtaagctggaaaacagaaggtttttcttagtttttaaccCAAATGACTGGAAATATTGTGAAGATATCTTATCTTGGAGATTTTGTGGTCTGTGAGACCACAAGAAtagttttttctcctctgctatATTGGCTTCCAGTAACATTCCCAGCTGCAATCAAAATaggcagaaatgtaaaaaaataaacactgaaatctCAGCTCTGAGAATTTGGAAGTTAAAAATCTATATACCTTTCTCCAcacaaaaatgaatacatttaaaatggtttatttaaaaagtaaggaTTAAGTACATTATACATGGTTGTGGTTATACCAGTAGAACTGAAGCACAGTGGAAATAACACTTTAGAACTGCAGACAGAACTGTAACCTCAAGGGACATGATATATTAGCCCTTGTGGATATGTGAtccatacagaaagaaaaggaaatataaaaatagGTTATTGTTAGATGTACGGGCATATGAAGTGATTTCTCCTATTACTCCTATTGTGTATAGAAACTAGGAAGAGAGAGCTGATGATATACCTGAAACTTTGGTTTTTGGAAAATTCAATCTGATCCAATAGCAATTTCTTTTTAGGCCTGCTGTTACAGTATGTTATAGGGTAATACCAAAAGACTGATTATTGTTAATGATATGATGATATCTGCAGGCCTTGTTGAGAAATGGGAGGCTAGATTGTGTTTCATGCTGTCCAGGGAAGCCAGAGAGATGtgaaagaacagatttatttatttatttatttatttttaatatcgtGAGTGGTTTCAAAGTCCAGGCACAATCTAATTCTGTTAAGATAGATCAGCCATGGAGCAAGACACTGTTCATGGGTAGGAATGCTGCAAATTTTTCAGCTTTGCCAGAATCAAAGTTTTCCACAGGAAAAGACtgatttttgggggtttgttttttactgGAATTgtcaaatgaaacaacatttttttgctttggttgaaCAAATTACTGCGCTGCGATTTGACGTAGACCATGAGTTCTAAATCGCAGCCCCCGTTCTCCCACAGGTCAAAGCTCTGGTCCCTCTTATCTCCCCGTGCCTTTGTTCCCTGTCCAGACCCTGTGTCCCATGAGCATCCCATGAGTACTCCAGCTCCATTTTTCAAAGGTACctactggaaaaaaagagcagatgcTCCGTCTCGAACCGAAGCAGGGCATCGTGCTCGCAGAGCTGCTGAAACCAGCCCTGCTCCGGCGGGAGGAGGCTCTGGCAAAGAGAAGCATCCCGAAATGCTCGGCAAGATGTTTTTTGCCGACGTGGTGTAAAAATACTGCACGTGCCTCTGCAGGTGTGACCCTGGCTGTAGAAAAGCCTTGGGCTTTGGCTGGAATCAGATGGTTGGTTTTAAACACCTTGACTGGAGAATGAggattaaaagaacaaaaccaatgcACGAAGCAAACCTCACACTGTCGGCTTCCAGCTCAATGGACATGAGTTTAGAAAAACAGCCTATATCTAACTCCTGGTTTTAACGGGAATGGTTTTATTCTTAATTACAGTAAACACGGATGAGGACTTATTTCTAACTATTAGTTTATTAACACAGTGGGAAACAAATAGTTCTGGGAAATTGCACTTGAAAAATACATTGACTATAATTAGATGTAAATTAATTAGCACTTAGTATGACACACTAATGagacagaaggtttttttttcattgcaaactTCTACTTCTATCATAGCTaatcaaagtattttaatattacgAAGTCTCAAAAAGTaggaaataatttattgtttGAAAGCATAAAGATTCTTGTAAAAAAAACCTTTCATCAAGAACTTTAATAATTTTAGAACTCTTATTTTGTTGTCCTAGCCGAAAAGTAGGTAAAAAAGTTTTCTTGTCTGCCtctgtttgaatttttttaaaaagcgtgTGTAACATTTTTCTCCATAGTGTGTTGATACAGAAAGTAGCACaacattttctacttttaaatcGTTCCCATTGCTCCATTTGCTTTAGCTCTCAGAGTTCAGAGGTTTGAAAAAGGATCCCAGCAGAGTTTTAACCTGAATGGAAACTCTTAATAAGCAGGGATGAAGGCTCCAACCCACCTCTGCCAAAATAATGATGTCGCTCTGCCAGGCTGAGGGCTAGGCAGAGCTTGACAGCGACTAGGGGAAGACTTTCATTTAAAATTGAGAATTGTGTCTTGGTTCTTGCAAGGAGAGAGGCTTAAGCAAGGTTTAcctgggggggcagagggggttCCACTTGCTTTTTGGGATGTTAAGGCGGTTCCTCCGGGATTTCCCTGGAGGACTTGGTTCCTCTAGCTGAAAGCCTCGTATCCAAAACATTGCAGAGTCACTGATGCTGCGGCCATCGCAGGATAAATTAAGACTAAAGTGGTTTTAACAATTTGGCTGAGATCTCCCACCATCAGTGAGCCAAGCTTTCtaaatcatgatttttttcttgtcaccACTTCTCTAGTCTTCTGGTAGCCAAGATTTTATGGGCAAAGACAACAGACATATTCAAAGGAATCTACAGGAATTAGATGCTCCTCTCTCACTGCAACTAATTCATCCAGGGGGAATCGGGTACTGCATTCTCATATGGCTTGGTCGAGTGGTCACTAAAATCAACATGAATACTATTCAATTAAATTACCTTTGAGTCAGGCCCTCGAGCTTTGAGATTCCAAGCCTaagtgtaaaaaatgaaagcaggaatttaaaaggaaaaaaaaaaaaagcagacttttttaGAAACATACAGAAGCAAAGGGTACAAATTAGTTCCCCCCCTTAGGTGATGCATAGAGTTTTCTGTGGGCTCTCTGCACGTAAGTAGATTCatcattacaaaataaattaaattaggtCAAACCATCATTTCCATCTAAAAGCAACTATACCTTGCACCATGCGGCACTTATTCATAATAAAAAGAGTTTAATAAATATCTCATAAATGgtgattatttttgttctgttttaaaaaatacaaagttgTCATCCACTCTGTTAACACTCCGTTCCCATCGCTGCAGGAAGTTTTGCTAGTCCAAACGTATTAGCTTCTCATTTTCTTACGCACATTGCTTAGATATCTTAGTTTCCAGTAGCGTTAGTGTTGCACTTGtgaagcagtaaggaaaacaggAATGCAGTCGCAGGGAACCGGCGGCTTCGCCTGCGCGGGCCACCCCGGCTCGGCTCTGCTTCTCGCTCTTGCTCTAAGTAGTCTATAGGGGCTCCTGACAGACAGCACTCAGCACCTTGCCGGATCAGGCACTAGGGCTTGTCAAAATGAGAATTCAAGTTTTCTAAATGTTAGGCAAGAAATGATATTCGCAAATATGCTCAAGTCCCACCTACTTTAATTCTTCCCTTTCTAGGTGTTTCAAGATGCACCCACCCTCTTCTCCCCCACCTGCATTGCCCCGAGGGACGCCTTATACTCAGAAACGGGACACCCCCTTACCACCCCATCAGGGAGTCTGTAATGCTCAGTACGTGGGTGCTCTACGGTTTCAGTAGCACAGGTCAGTTTTAGAAAGTGTtgccttcaaaaatattttctttttttttcttttttcttttttttttttttttttttttgaaagaggcaaAGCTTATGCTGTGTCAAAGGAAAGTGGCTCACTTGATGAGTAGTTCGTATCCATCCTTGGGCTTGGTTATAAATTATATTTGCAAGTTTGTATTAAGGGATGtcaatattagaaaaaaaaaaaagtcgtacAACAATTTTTCTGTAATCCTGTAAAACACACTGGTGGCAAGTCCTTTGCAGTTTCTCCAAGACTTTGTACACACTACAGAAGTGCAGGAACATGAACTGCCTTCATCTTGTGACACcaagaactgaaagaaacaaactcCAAATAGCTTCAAAAAAAGCTACGAGCATGTAATATCATCTTTAGGTTGGTCCAGAGGATCTCCACTTGCTATCTCAACACATGTCACAATTAAAGAGGTGAGAGGGTATTTTAACATCACTCCTTCTCTTTCATGACATATCCATTCTGTTTCAGTATTTCTTCAAAAAATTGCGAGGAGGGAAGGTACTTCAAACGGGCGTTGTTCTCCTGTTGACCATGTTGACATGGAGTCCTTCCTTAAATTCCTTCTGAAGGAAGTTGTGAACCTGCAGAAAACTGGCTTCTTGGTCTGCGTTGTAGCTGGCAGCCGTCGTAACCTTCAAAGGCTCTCTGGAAAGAGTGTACATGGAAATTTCGTTCATGGGAATGGTGCTTGCTATCTTCATGCCAACTGGAGAAATGTCTCTAGATGGAGAAGGCTCTGTAGATCGAGAACTGGATCTGGACCTCCGCCTCCTGTACCTATAACTTGGCATCCTGGCATAAGGAGAACTGGAAGAAGTCTTAAGGAATTCCCTCTTGGTCTTAAACCTCAGCTCTTTGTTCTTCTCAATATAAATGTTCACAGCCAGAACGCCTATGGTTTCGGCCACAATAAAAGACAAGGCTCCAAAATAAAAGGACCAACCAtagttgtaatgattttttttgtcctcatcTCGCTTGTCACTTGGGTCACCTGCATTGCTTGATATGTAGACAATGATCCCTATGATATTACTTAGTcctagagagagaaaaacataaatcagTGGTTATGTGACTGGGAAGACAAAATTCAAGCCACGTTACTTTCTGGACCTGAGTGGTTCAAAGTTTATAACTGGgaaattttattacatttatgtACCCTTTCATTTATCTCAAGATTTCATTTATTCTTGAAAAACAAAGAATAGATCCACATCTGGGTCACATATGCTCGCGTGGATCCCAAAATATTCAGCAGGATTTGTTGCCATTTCTTCATTGCCATGGTGGGAAAGAAGTAGCATATGGGAGCTCGCTAATATTGTTAGTGGGACTCTAACattcagaataataataaaaatacattttgagctCAGGGCTATGTCTGTTCACCTTGATCAAGATAAGTTCTCTTCCACCTTGCTGAATTTTCATCTAAATGCAGCATGCTTAATCCAAGCTTCAGGGAAAGCTATTAACAATGTGGCTGACTCTCTCAGAAGTTTCTAGTGTGAAAAATGGGCTCACCTATCATAGGTGAATCTTTTCTGCCAtcatataaaagaaaagaaaaaggccctCGATGTAAGAGACACCTGCTTCATCTaacatttaatacattttaaatagtgTAAAAGCTGCTTGTTACTGACTTTAGCTTCCTTTTTCAGGAAAACTAAAAGCTTTTCTAGAATATACTTATTGTAGAGCTTCAAAAACGTATTTTTGTCTTAAGAAATTTGCCTAGTGTGATGTTGCTGGTGCCCTCAATCCACGAAAGGGGTACAGGGAGAGAACTGCCAGCAAGCTTTTCCACAGTCCTCTTCAGTTTAAAAAGGCAGCACTTCTTAAGGACTCAATTTAAGGAAAACATACCTGCCGCAACAAAGAGAATCCCAGCGCTGAGAATAATATTGTTTTTGCTGTTGTAAATCCTTCCTGCTCCAACACAGAGTCCTCCCAGCAACAGCAATATTGTGCTTAGGATGGGGAACACACTGGAGGCACGGACAATGCCTGGAGGGGAGACAGGTAGAAAACCAAGACAGACAGTAATGATTTCAGATGCCTCCTCGGGTGCAAGTGTGGAGATCGCAAAGTCTCAAAACCCCTGGCTTTTGCTGGAATTATGAGTGATTCTGCATTTCTGGGTGTGTTTTTGGGAGCTAAGGCCACGGGTAGGTGGCCAACGTGGCACAGACCCTCTCAACTGAGTAGCTTAAATCTTTTGAGCTTTCTCCTAGGAAGTCCAGCGTTATCGCCATTAGCTGATGCCACCGCGTACAGAACATTTCTGGCAAGGGATGAGGTAAGTGGCAGTAAGACCCAGCATCATGCAGGGAGCGGCAGTGAAAAATTCATGAGCTGGCTGTGAACCCTACAACATTTAGGGATGGCTTGAGCAGACGGATCTGTTCCATGGTACATGTGCAAGGTGAGCAAATTACAGCTCTTGAAGTCTGCAGCATTCACGTTGCCAGCGAGCAGAGCTAATaccccctttttcttttgctgaatatTAAGGTCATTGAAACACTTCAGAtttctaaggaagaaattttaacAAGTGTTTCTCAGATGTTTGTGTTTAGTTTCCTGACAGCTAAGTAGagtaatttaaaattctgtataCTTCAGTCCATTCACCAGCGTGGGCTATAAaatccctggggaaaaaaaaaattaaaacaccactTCAAGCCAGCTTTCAAAGTTGGGTCACTACGAGACTAAGCAGCAATcaaaagggaagcagcagtgagGGACCAAAAGTgctgagaaaaaataaacaagcacaaGAAGAGAGATGTCTGTATTGTAAAAACCGAAGGGGTAAAAGCTGGTAGGCGTTCCTGAAAGGCAGAGCGAGGATCCGAGGTCTACTGTTAtacagagaggattttttttttgaagaagaaggGGAGACAAAGCGCTGAATACTGCTGTGGAAAACAGCAAATGGTCCCCAAAGCTGGGGACCACGGAAAGGCAAAGGCGCGGAGGGGAGTCCCGGCAGGGTGAGCGGGTGCCGGGGCGTGGGGATGCCCGAGGCGGGTGGGGGTCAGCGGCTGCTGTCACGGAGGGGTGGAAACCCCACGGCACACTGGGAGGACACGGGCACCCCCAGGGCTGAgtaggagaggagaaaaaaccaCCATCTGGCCCGATCTGCTGATGCGGTGCCATTAGCGATGCGGTCTCTCCCGGGTGCCATCTTCCTGGCTGACACGCACAGCGAGCGGCACCCGTTTCCCGAGGAGAAACGGCCAGATGTTACAGCTGATGCTTTCTCATTTTACTTTCGATGGCCGTGGCGTTCTCAATTTAGCGAATCGCTTCCTAACGATTCCCCTGGTAACTGGTGGCAAAACTCCCGCTGACTGCAAGAGGGACGGGGCTGGGCATTTAATAACGGCGTTGCTTTTGTGTGCGCCGCAAAGCCCCCGGGAGCCCCAGCTACGGGCCCAGCCCTCGTTAGGATGGTGcaaacataaaccaaaaaagACAGTCCCTGCCTGGGAAGCTTATGCCCGTATTGATCTGCAACGGCGAGAAAAGTCCGTCTTCTCCCAAAACTGGCAACGTCGCTGCACGTGTCCTTTACAGACGGGGCATTTTCTAACCAGATCTAAACCGAATTCAGTCGGATGCATTACTATTCAGACAGTGTCTTGCAATAATTGGCAAATCCAAGTCACGAGGGTGTAAGGTCTCTGATCAAAGCCGGCTGAGTGCTGAGAGCCTGTTCTGTTGCCCTGGGTGTATCCCCACGGGTGTGGTATGAAGTAACAGTGCTTCGACTTTTGGGTCAGTTTTTAGAAAATTATTAGTCAATTATTAGAAAAAGATGCAACGTGTCAGTCTCTGTGCTGCTGGACATGAGGGCACCCCAAATCACTGTCTGTCTGTTAGTGCCCTGGGAAAAGGCAACACGGACTTAAAATCTACTGTGGCCCATCCTTTCAGGTTGTTGTGTCCTCTATTTTATGGTCATGCTGTTTACTGTGATTTCTGTTAAATCAAAGAACGATCCTAAAATGCTTCAGTGATATCATCAGAAGGAACTTGCCAGAAACACCAAATATAGGGGGGGTGGGTTTTTCTACTTGTAGCAATAATCTCCAGAGATAATTTTTCTATAGTAGGTAATCAAtgtgaagagaaacaaaacacacagTGTTATCTTCCTGTAAAACTCTACAGTATATTTTTTCCTACAATGTGTACTTTTAGCTCTGAAATTTAAAAGGAAGCTCACAGGTACCATGTAGAATTTACATATGTCTCCTGATACtggtaataaaatgacagcacaTCAAAAAACATTAAGGCAATCTGGTTTTTGCTCTCTcccccgctttttttttctttttttttcttgtttaccgTCCTGTCTGTTTGCATCGGCTGTTCTGCACCGCTATGCGTTGTGACACCTCCTTCGGTGAAGCGCCGCAGCAcgccgtcctcctcctccccacggGGCTGCGAGCCCCGGCGCTCCGCTCGTGCTTTTATTCTC
This window of the Accipiter gentilis chromosome 10, bAccGen1.1, whole genome shotgun sequence genome carries:
- the CACNG4 gene encoding voltage-dependent calcium channel gamma-4 subunit; this translates as MVWCDRGVQMLLTTVGAFAAFSLMAIAIGTDYWLYSSAHICNGTNITADETQGPPRKARGDLTHSGLWRICCLEGIYKGHCFRINHFPEDNDYDHDSSEYLLRIVRASSVFPILSTILLLLGGLCVGAGRIYNSKNNIILSAGILFVAAGLSNIIGIIVYISSNAGDPSDKRDEDKKNHYNYGWSFYFGALSFIVAETIGVLAVNIYIEKNKELRFKTKREFLKTSSSSPYARMPSYRYRRRRSRSSSRSTEPSPSRDISPVGMKIASTIPMNEISMYTLSREPLKVTTAASYNADQEASFLQVHNFLQKEFKEGLHVNMVNRRTTPV